ATCGTGCCGGACTCACCGGCGGTGAGGTGCGCGGTCACGGTGGGCAGCTCGAACTCCGCGCCGCCCGCGATCGGACCGTCCAGGTGCAGCGTGGCGATGTCGCCGTCCACGGTGAGGGTCGGCTCGTTCTCGCCGAGCCCGGAGCCGCCCTCCAGGTCGGCGGAGACGAACGTGGAGTTCTCCGGGATCGGGATCTTCAGGTCGATGCCCTCGATCTGCTGGACCGTGAAGCCGTTGACCTCGGAGGGGACGGTGTTCACGGCCGGGTCGATCACGATGTCCAGGGTGCCGCCGGGAGACACGGTCTCCGGGGCGGTGACGTCGGCGCTCTGCTGCAGGCTGAACTGCTGCTCGCCCACCGGGGAGTCGCCGGAGCAGTCGAAGTTGACGTCGAAGGCCGCAGCCAGGGCTTGGGGGGTGAACGCGAGCGCCGCGGCCGCGGTCAGGGCGACAGCAGTGGCAGCACGTCTGCCACGGAGCAGGGACGTCATTGGCCTCACCTCGCAACTTCGGGGTCTGACAAGGGGGCCGCGCGGCGATCCGAATGCTTACCGACGAGTAGGCACGGCGTCAACGCGCTCGTCGTTCCCACAATTCCCACCGGACACCCAGCGCTACCCGTGATCGTCCGCCGCGTCCCGCACAACCGCCTGCCGGATGAACGCCGTTGCGATGAACGAGGATCCGTCACCGCGAGTGCGCGACGCGCGGTGATCACCGCCCTGCCGTCGGGGTGGTTGCACGCTCACCCGGAGCGTGCCGGGCCGGTGAGCGTTGCCGCTGGTCCGAACGCAGTCCCCGGTGCACCCGTTGTGACGAGGCCGCGCGGTGCACCTCTCGGACAAGATGATCGGCATGCGACTGGGACTGACGCTGCCGCAGTTCGGCCCGTTCTCCGACCCGACCCTGGTGCCCACGGTGGCCGCCGAAGCCGAAGCGCTCGGCTTCGAGAGCCTCTGGACGGGCGAGCGCGTGCACGCCGCGACCGACCCGATCACCCCGTACCCGGGTGGCACCATGCCCGAGGAGTTCCGCAGCGCGCTCGACCCGCTGCTGGTGCTGACGCTCGCGGCGCACGCCACCACCCGCCCGCTGCTGGGCACCAGCACGCTGAGCGCCCCGCTGCACGCCCCGGTCCACCTGGCCCGCAGCCTCGCCGGGATCGACCGGCTCAGCGGTGGACGGCTCATCGCCGGGTTCGGGCTGAGCTGGTCGCGCGACGAGTACGACGCGGTCGCGGTGCCGTGGCGGGAGCGCGGGGCGCGGCTGGACGAGACGCTGGACGTGCTGGCGGCCCTCTGGTCTGACGACCCGGTGCAGCACCGCGGCCGGTTCTGGACCGTCACCCCCGGCACGTTCCAGCCCAAGCCCGCCCAGTCACACGTGCCGATCTACCTGGGCGGGGTGTCGCCGGCCGCGTTCCGCCGCATCGGCCGCCGCGCGGACGGCTGGCTGGGGGTGGCGATGCCGGTGCCTGCGCTGCGGGACGTGCTGGCGAGCATCGCCGAGCAGGCCCGGCAGGCCGGGCGCGGCCCGATCGCCACCGCCGTGCGCATCAACGCCAAGCTCCAGGCCACCGCGACCGACACCCCGGGCACCGGCCCGGTCGAGCAGCTCGCGGACCACCTGCACGAGCTCGCCGAGCTGGGCGTCGAGGACGCCTTCGTCGACCTGCAGTTCAGCACCTCCACCCCGGCCGAGCTGCTGGACACCGCCGCGCGCATCCGCACCGCCTTCCAGCCCTGAGCCCGCCCCCGGCCCGCAGCCCCGGCGGGTGCGTGCCGCCGATTCGGCGGGTCGGGCACTAGCGCGACATACCGGCTAGTCGGTACGGTCCTGGGTCATGGGTTCCGGTGACGCAACCCGCCCGGCGCGGGCGGTCGTCTTCGACTACGGCGGAGTGCTGACCACCCCCAGCCGCGTCGCCCTGCGCGGGTGGATGGAGCAGGAGGGCGTCCTCCCGGAGACCTTCTCCGCCGCGCTCAAGGAGTGGCTGTCGCGCAGCGCCCCGCCCGGCACCCCGATCCACCGGCTGGAGACCGGTGAGATCAGCGCCGAGGAGTTCAACCGCACCCTCGCGCAGCGGCTGCGCACCCGCGACGGCGGCCCGGTCGCGCCGGAGGGACTGCTGCAGCGCATGTTCGCGCGGTTGGACAGCGAACCGGCCATGCTCGACCTGGTGCGCGCCCTGCGGCAGCGGGGCGTGCGCACCGCGCTGCTGTCCAACAGCTGGGGCAACGAGTACCCGTGGGACGTGCTCGACGGGCTGTTCGAGGTCACCGTCGTCTCCGCGGACGTCCGGCTGCGCAAACCCGACCCGCGGATCTACCGCCTGGTGCTCGACCGCCTCGGCCTGCCCGCGGAGCAGGTGGTGTTCGTCGACGACGGCGCCCCCAACGTCGACGCCGCCGAGCAGCTGGGCATGCGCGCGGTGCTGCACACCGACCCGGCGGACACCCGCGCCCGGATCGCCGAGCTCACCGCGACACCCGTGGACGTCGAACCCCCGATCGCACCGGACGGCGCAGCAGGAGCCGCCCCGCGAGGCAAGGAGACCCGATGACCGCCGAACCGCTGCCCGGTCTGGACCTGGACCGGCTGCGCGCCCACCTCGACGCCGAACTGCCCGGCCTGCTCGCCGGCCCGCTCACCGGCGAGCTCGTCCAAGGCGGACGGTCCAACCTGACGTACGTGGTCAGCGACGGCCGGCAGCGCTGGGTGGTGCGCCGCCCGCCGCTGGGCCACGTGCTGGCCACCGCGCACGACATGGGCCGCGAGTTCCGGGTGATGTCCGCGCTGGCCGGCACCCACGTGCCGGTCCCGCGCACCCACCTGCTCTGCCAGGACGACAGCGTGCTCGGCGCCCCGTTCTACGTCATGGAGCACGTCCCGGGCACCGTGTACCGGACCCCGCAGCTGACCGAGCAGCTGACGCCGCAGCAGCGCGTCGAGCTGTCCTGGCAGCTGGTGGACGTGCTCGCCGACCTGCACG
This region of Saccharopolyspora hordei genomic DNA includes:
- a CDS encoding HAD family hydrolase; the encoded protein is MGSGDATRPARAVVFDYGGVLTTPSRVALRGWMEQEGVLPETFSAALKEWLSRSAPPGTPIHRLETGEISAEEFNRTLAQRLRTRDGGPVAPEGLLQRMFARLDSEPAMLDLVRALRQRGVRTALLSNSWGNEYPWDVLDGLFEVTVVSADVRLRKPDPRIYRLVLDRLGLPAEQVVFVDDGAPNVDAAEQLGMRAVLHTDPADTRARIAELTATPVDVEPPIAPDGAAGAAPRGKETR
- a CDS encoding TIGR03619 family F420-dependent LLM class oxidoreductase yields the protein MRLGLTLPQFGPFSDPTLVPTVAAEAEALGFESLWTGERVHAATDPITPYPGGTMPEEFRSALDPLLVLTLAAHATTRPLLGTSTLSAPLHAPVHLARSLAGIDRLSGGRLIAGFGLSWSRDEYDAVAVPWRERGARLDETLDVLAALWSDDPVQHRGRFWTVTPGTFQPKPAQSHVPIYLGGVSPAAFRRIGRRADGWLGVAMPVPALRDVLASIAEQARQAGRGPIATAVRINAKLQATATDTPGTGPVEQLADHLHELAELGVEDAFVDLQFSTSTPAELLDTAARIRTAFQP
- a CDS encoding cyclase; the encoded protein is MTSLLRGRRAATAVALTAAAALAFTPQALAAAFDVNFDCSGDSPVGEQQFSLQQSADVTAPETVSPGGTLDIVIDPAVNTVPSEVNGFTVQQIEGIDLKIPIPENSTFVSADLEGGSGLGENEPTLTVDGDIATLHLDGPIAGGAEFELPTVTAHLTAGESGTIETKLYGTSYDDPGLTFTAVVSSIIGDIEVPSGCFPNPNPILTTTTIG